A genomic region of Gemmata massiliana contains the following coding sequences:
- a CDS encoding PhnD/SsuA/transferrin family substrate-binding protein, with product MAENLNRREALAAAALSLAAFPVLAVDKPGEKPAEKPVVIPENALVVLVMDPLSAQLSCPCVNGYGQRDYDKLGKFLADKIGRAVAVVYGESLAGALKKSSGKAHLVIGKDSVVRTTAPGNKLAVTYLAALTGKDGKTTQTGLVCVAATDKAVTPVDLKEHTIYFGNPAAEEKSAAAVKALKDFGLEVPAKLDTCATCSEGATKVVEETKAGKKVAAVISSYAHPLLEGCGTIKKGELRVIAETEPVPFIAAFATDSLPPADRDAVKAALLEVGKNKDLCTAIETKEGFIEPAKKK from the coding sequence ATGGCCGAGAACCTGAACCGCCGCGAGGCGCTCGCCGCGGCCGCGCTTTCACTGGCCGCGTTCCCGGTCCTGGCGGTCGATAAGCCGGGAGAAAAGCCTGCCGAGAAACCGGTGGTGATCCCCGAGAACGCGCTGGTCGTGCTCGTGATGGACCCGCTGTCCGCACAACTGTCATGCCCGTGCGTGAACGGGTACGGTCAGCGCGATTACGACAAGCTCGGCAAGTTCCTGGCGGACAAGATCGGGCGCGCGGTTGCCGTGGTGTACGGCGAGAGCCTGGCCGGGGCGCTGAAGAAATCTTCGGGCAAGGCGCACCTCGTCATCGGCAAAGATTCCGTTGTGCGCACCACCGCGCCCGGTAACAAGCTCGCGGTCACGTACCTCGCGGCTCTCACGGGTAAGGACGGGAAGACCACCCAGACCGGGCTCGTCTGCGTTGCGGCGACCGACAAAGCGGTTACACCGGTCGATCTGAAGGAACACACGATCTATTTCGGGAACCCCGCGGCCGAGGAGAAGAGCGCCGCGGCAGTGAAGGCGCTCAAAGATTTCGGGCTCGAAGTTCCCGCCAAACTCGACACGTGCGCGACCTGCTCCGAGGGCGCCACCAAGGTCGTCGAGGAGACGAAGGCGGGTAAGAAGGTCGCGGCCGTGATCTCGTCTTACGCGCACCCGCTCCTGGAAGGGTGCGGGACCATCAAGAAGGGCGAGCTGCGGGTGATTGCTGAAACGGAACCGGTGCCGTTTATCGCTGCGTTCGCCACCGATAGCCTGCCCCCCGCCGACCGAGACGCGGTAAAAGCCGCATTGTTGGAAGTCGGAAAGAACAAGGATCTCTGCACGGCGATCGAGACGAAGGAAGGGTTCATCGAGCCGGCTAAAAAAAAGTAA
- a CDS encoding MIP/aquaporin family protein, with the protein MMRRLAAELFGTFALVFAGTGAIVVNAMSGGQVTHVGVALTFGLIVLAMVYAVGDVSGAHLNPAVTVGFTAAGRFPVREVLPYVFAQCVGALLASGALRFLFPESTNLGATVPAGTALQSFVFEVILTLLLMFVALSVATGAKERGLLAGGAVGAVVTLEALFAGPVCGASMNPARSLAPALVSGHLGHLWVYLTAPVLGACSAVVVCRCIHGAECCTRANEECKL; encoded by the coding sequence ATGATGCGGCGACTGGCGGCGGAACTATTTGGCACATTCGCACTGGTATTCGCGGGCACCGGGGCAATCGTAGTCAACGCAATGAGTGGCGGGCAGGTCACCCACGTCGGTGTCGCGCTAACGTTCGGACTGATCGTGTTGGCGATGGTGTACGCGGTGGGTGATGTGTCGGGCGCGCACTTGAATCCGGCAGTGACGGTCGGGTTCACCGCTGCGGGGCGCTTCCCGGTGCGGGAGGTACTGCCCTACGTCTTTGCCCAGTGTGTTGGGGCGCTCCTGGCAAGCGGTGCGCTGCGGTTCCTGTTCCCCGAGAGCACGAATTTGGGAGCCACCGTTCCAGCGGGCACCGCCCTTCAGTCGTTCGTTTTCGAGGTGATCCTGACGCTCTTGCTCATGTTCGTTGCCCTGTCGGTTGCGACCGGCGCGAAGGAACGCGGGCTCCTCGCGGGGGGCGCAGTCGGGGCGGTGGTAACCCTCGAAGCTCTATTCGCCGGACCGGTGTGTGGTGCGAGCATGAATCCGGCGCGGTCCCTGGCCCCGGCCCTAGTATCCGGGCACCTCGGACACCTTTGGGTGTACCTGACCGCGCCCGTGCTTGGCGCGTGCTCGGCGGTGGTAGTGTGCCGGTGTATTCACGGCGCGGAGTGCTGTACCCGCGCGAACGAGGAGTGTAAGTTGTGA
- a CDS encoding NHL repeat-containing protein — MKVFRLGVAAVLLAAGTAGAADDKAVPATPIVPPNPAEKFETTHKVIASIDVKGEKGHTLQTICLDSKGRVVGLVAPPKPYGAPPKGQTAEIHLFDADGKPAKNWKVPFHATAVNCGPDGMIYVAGDSKLAKFDADGKQVGETVELPHLAAILKDADALKKKADVQLKKEKEQMVQAYANAKKSITEQLKKLEEKKEEDRTKTEVRQIEQFKSIIKQYDQIETQYKNRTVEQVIEEMTGRMRVANGMAVSEKDVFVACGDVGYGYAVWRFTKELKEPKQVLSEIGGCCGQMDIQCHGPDVLVAENTKHQFARYDRDGKKIGSFGKRGEDTDPKCFGGCCNPMNIRANGVGDIYTAESEGVIKRFGPSGEFIETAGVVKLTGGCKNVAVAVSEDGKKLFFCDLPGSKFHILEKKAK; from the coding sequence ATGAAGGTGTTTCGCCTTGGGGTCGCCGCAGTGCTACTCGCCGCGGGCACCGCGGGTGCGGCGGATGATAAGGCCGTTCCAGCCACCCCGATCGTCCCGCCGAATCCGGCCGAGAAGTTCGAGACCACGCACAAGGTCATCGCCTCGATCGATGTGAAGGGCGAGAAGGGGCACACCCTCCAAACGATCTGCCTCGACAGCAAGGGCCGCGTGGTCGGGCTGGTCGCGCCGCCCAAGCCCTACGGCGCGCCCCCGAAGGGCCAAACGGCCGAGATCCACCTGTTCGACGCGGACGGCAAACCGGCGAAGAACTGGAAGGTGCCGTTCCACGCGACCGCGGTGAACTGCGGTCCGGACGGGATGATCTACGTTGCCGGCGACAGCAAACTCGCGAAGTTCGACGCCGACGGCAAGCAAGTCGGCGAGACCGTCGAGCTGCCGCACCTCGCGGCCATTCTCAAGGACGCTGACGCCCTCAAGAAGAAGGCCGACGTGCAACTGAAGAAGGAAAAGGAGCAGATGGTCCAGGCGTATGCCAACGCCAAGAAGTCCATCACCGAGCAACTCAAGAAGCTCGAAGAGAAGAAGGAAGAGGACCGGACCAAGACCGAGGTGCGCCAGATCGAGCAGTTCAAGAGCATCATCAAGCAGTACGACCAGATCGAAACCCAGTACAAGAACCGCACCGTGGAGCAGGTCATTGAGGAGATGACCGGGCGGATGCGGGTCGCCAACGGCATGGCCGTTTCCGAGAAGGACGTGTTCGTGGCGTGCGGCGACGTGGGCTACGGGTACGCCGTGTGGCGCTTCACCAAAGAACTGAAGGAACCAAAGCAGGTGCTCAGCGAGATCGGCGGGTGCTGCGGGCAGATGGACATCCAGTGCCACGGCCCGGACGTGCTGGTCGCCGAGAACACCAAGCACCAGTTCGCCCGGTACGACCGCGACGGGAAGAAGATCGGGTCGTTCGGCAAGCGCGGGGAAGACACCGACCCGAAGTGCTTCGGCGGGTGCTGCAACCCGATGAACATCCGCGCCAACGGCGTGGGGGACATCTACACGGCCGAGAGCGAGGGCGTCATCAAGCGCTTCGGGCCGAGCGGCGAGTTCATCGAAACGGCCGGCGTGGTGAAACTCACCGGCGGGTGCAAGAACGTCGCGGTGGCCGTTTCCGAGGACGGCAAGAAACTGTTCTTCTGCGACCTGCCGGGTTCCAAGTTCCACATTCTCGAAAAGAAGGCGAAGTAA
- the arsM gene encoding arsenite methyltransferase — MSKIEDVVREKYGAVAASDLTGAHAGVRAVAEAFGYSAEELDAIPAEANMGLSCGNPTVTANLRPGEVVVDLGSGGGIDVFLAAKKVGPAGRAIGIDMTPEMIERARTNATRAGVENAEFRLGTIDQLPLENDSVDCLISNCVINLAPNKLAVFREMFRVLKPGGRVAVSDIALKRALPDELAKSVAAHVGCVAGAVPIADYERDLRAAGFEAVRVIETGSDLNAYKKVENQSTCCAPQGATSSTGLLMADECGPGAPGSDVHTDLVDLLRKYDVNEFAASVRVYAVKGRGNA, encoded by the coding sequence ATGTCAAAGATTGAAGATGTCGTGCGCGAAAAATACGGCGCGGTGGCGGCGAGTGATCTGACCGGCGCTCACGCGGGCGTCCGAGCTGTTGCCGAGGCGTTCGGGTACTCCGCCGAGGAACTCGACGCGATACCCGCTGAAGCGAATATGGGGCTCTCGTGCGGGAACCCGACCGTAACCGCCAATTTGCGCCCCGGTGAGGTCGTGGTGGACCTCGGTTCGGGCGGCGGGATCGACGTGTTCCTCGCGGCCAAGAAAGTCGGCCCCGCGGGGCGGGCGATCGGGATCGACATGACCCCGGAAATGATCGAACGAGCAAGGACCAATGCGACCCGCGCCGGCGTCGAGAACGCGGAGTTCCGTCTCGGCACCATCGATCAGTTGCCCCTCGAAAATGATTCGGTGGACTGCCTCATCTCGAACTGCGTCATCAATCTTGCCCCGAACAAGCTCGCAGTGTTCCGCGAAATGTTCCGGGTGCTGAAACCGGGCGGGCGGGTCGCAGTGTCGGACATCGCCCTCAAGCGGGCGCTGCCGGACGAACTGGCGAAGTCCGTCGCGGCCCACGTCGGGTGTGTGGCCGGAGCGGTGCCCATCGCGGACTACGAGCGCGATCTGCGTGCAGCCGGGTTCGAAGCGGTACGGGTGATCGAAACGGGAAGCGATCTGAACGCTTACAAAAAAGTCGAGAACCAATCCACGTGCTGTGCGCCGCAAGGCGCGACTTCTTCTACCGGGTTACTGATGGCGGATGAATGCGGCCCCGGGGCGCCTGGTTCGGACGTTCACACCGACCTGGTCGACCTACTCCGCAAGTACGATGTGAACGAGTTCGCAGCGAGCGTCCGCGTGTACGCAGTCAAGGGGCGGGGCAACGCATGA
- a CDS encoding arsenate reductase ArsC, with the protein MSEPIPKKRVLFVCVENSNRSQMAEAFARMHGGDTVEAHSAGSRPSGRVNPRAIQFMAERGYDLTKHESKPLDQFDGTDVDVAVTMGCGDSCPLVRAKVREEWNIPDPKELPDDDFRKIRDLIEQKVTSLLAQPIR; encoded by the coding sequence GTGAGCGAACCGATCCCGAAAAAGCGCGTCCTGTTCGTGTGCGTCGAGAACTCGAACAGGAGCCAAATGGCCGAGGCGTTTGCTCGAATGCACGGTGGCGACACGGTCGAGGCGCATTCCGCCGGGAGCCGTCCTTCCGGCCGAGTGAATCCGCGTGCGATTCAGTTCATGGCCGAGCGCGGGTACGATCTCACCAAGCACGAATCTAAGCCCCTCGATCAGTTCGACGGAACCGACGTGGACGTGGCGGTGACGATGGGCTGCGGGGACTCGTGCCCGCTGGTCCGCGCGAAGGTGCGCGAGGAATGGAACATCCCCGATCCCAAGGAACTCCCCGATGACGATTTTCGCAAGATCCGCGACCTGATCGAACAAAAGGTGACGAGCCTTCTCGCGCAACCGATCAGGTGA
- a CDS encoding ArsR/SmtB family transcription factor, whose protein sequence is MTQKPATTHPECGTDRSHCTSRIALQDRPLLTFVQAVKVTALFKLLANDTRVRLLHHLVRTGEATVTGMAKTLGMKPQAVSNQLMRLSDTGMLASRRDGNNVYYRVINECVAPLLDLALCLMEDEGNSGSRGTCNVKD, encoded by the coding sequence ATGACACAAAAACCCGCGACCACTCACCCTGAATGCGGAACCGACCGGTCGCATTGCACGAGTCGGATCGCGCTCCAGGACCGGCCGCTCCTAACGTTCGTCCAAGCTGTGAAGGTGACCGCCCTCTTTAAATTGCTCGCGAACGACACCCGCGTTCGGCTCCTACACCACCTCGTGCGGACCGGCGAAGCTACGGTCACCGGCATGGCGAAGACCCTCGGAATGAAACCACAGGCCGTTTCCAACCAACTCATGCGGCTTTCGGACACGGGAATGCTGGCCTCTCGGCGCGACGGGAACAACGTGTACTACCGGGTCATCAACGAGTGCGTCGCCCCGCTGCTCGATCTGGCCCTCTGTCTCATGGAAGACGAAGGCAATTCAGGCTCTCGGGGAACGTGCAATGTCAAAGATTGA
- a CDS encoding PQQ-binding-like beta-propeller repeat protein, whose protein sequence is MNSRNLLLASGALLALAPLANGDDWPQWMGPKRDNVWRETGIIEKFPAGGPKVVWRAPVAAGYSGPAVAGGKVYVTDRVLAKGSENPADPFDTKKKIDSTERVLCLDEKTGKELWKHEYPCAYQISYPAGPRCTPLVSDGKVYTLGAMGDLYCLDAVSGKELWKCDFKAAYKSKPAIWGFAAHPILDGKKLITLVGGEGAHVVAFDKDTGKELWKAGDDKEIGYAPPLFTEAAGVRQMIVAAPKSVYAVDPETGKQLWTTPYNATSTSIIMTPVRSGEHVFVGGYQTKNLMLKLTSDKPGVEVVFKDKKGAGLSPVNVQPFVQDGVVYGHDEGGALRAVEVPSGKRLWDSPGPLASDPKGSDTSFIVKNGDRFFFFNESGELVIGKLTPKEYEEVDRAKVIEQTGAAFGRKVVWCAPAFADKKMFVRNDKEIICVDLAAK, encoded by the coding sequence ATGAACTCGCGAAATTTGCTCCTCGCTTCGGGGGCGCTACTCGCCCTTGCTCCGCTTGCGAACGGCGACGACTGGCCCCAGTGGATGGGACCGAAACGCGACAACGTGTGGCGCGAAACCGGGATCATCGAGAAGTTCCCGGCGGGCGGCCCGAAGGTCGTGTGGCGCGCCCCCGTCGCAGCCGGGTACAGCGGCCCGGCGGTCGCGGGCGGAAAGGTGTACGTCACCGATCGGGTGCTCGCGAAGGGGTCTGAAAACCCCGCTGACCCGTTCGACACCAAGAAAAAGATCGACAGCACCGAGCGCGTGCTGTGCCTAGACGAGAAGACCGGCAAGGAACTGTGGAAGCACGAGTACCCGTGCGCCTACCAGATCAGTTACCCCGCTGGCCCGCGGTGTACGCCGCTCGTGAGCGACGGTAAGGTCTACACGCTCGGCGCGATGGGCGACCTCTACTGCCTCGATGCGGTTTCCGGCAAGGAACTGTGGAAGTGCGACTTCAAGGCCGCGTACAAGTCCAAGCCCGCGATCTGGGGTTTCGCCGCGCACCCGATCCTCGACGGCAAGAAGCTCATCACGCTAGTAGGCGGCGAGGGCGCTCACGTGGTCGCGTTCGATAAGGACACGGGTAAGGAGCTGTGGAAGGCCGGGGACGATAAGGAGATCGGGTATGCCCCGCCGCTGTTCACTGAAGCCGCTGGGGTGCGGCAGATGATCGTCGCGGCGCCGAAGTCCGTGTACGCGGTCGATCCGGAGACGGGCAAACAACTGTGGACCACGCCGTACAACGCGACCAGCACGTCCATCATCATGACGCCCGTGCGGAGCGGGGAGCACGTGTTCGTCGGTGGGTACCAGACCAAGAACCTGATGCTCAAGTTGACCTCGGACAAGCCGGGCGTGGAAGTGGTTTTCAAGGACAAGAAGGGCGCCGGGCTGTCGCCCGTGAACGTTCAGCCGTTCGTGCAGGACGGTGTCGTCTACGGGCACGACGAGGGCGGCGCGCTCCGGGCCGTCGAGGTGCCCAGCGGGAAGCGCTTGTGGGACTCACCCGGCCCGCTCGCCAGCGACCCCAAGGGGTCCGACACGTCCTTCATCGTGAAGAACGGAGACCGGTTCTTCTTCTTCAACGAGAGCGGCGAACTGGTGATCGGTAAGCTCACGCCGAAAGAGTACGAAGAGGTGGACCGCGCGAAGGTGATCGAGCAGACCGGCGCCGCGTTCGGGCGCAAGGTCGTGTGGTGCGCCCCCGCGTTCGCCGACAAGAAAATGTTCGTCCGTAATGATAAGGAAATCATTTGTGTGGATTTGGCCGCAAAGTAG
- a CDS encoding low molecular weight phosphatase family protein, translating into MFGPCFGLVVAIHLFPVTHSAAQHEQPKPAPKTGNAVATALSFAHQFAAPEALHPSKDRQLKTALISALGKSPQLSWEVAGDFFDRATFRALAGDGTAISVGKMEQLLRDKTPQSRKDMNAKTRAHAELLATQFDMIEEAHGKAGSELVDWVVKNYRTDKPLGVVVICTGNTRRSMLGATMGNVAAAYYGFPNVRFYSGGTTPDAINPRTIATLKEIGVEIEPTGKEAPRGKGGVANPIYRVQWGKGLETTEFSKVYTDAHNPKDGFAALLVCSEAETACPRVTGAGTRIPVLYLDPKAFDGAPFESAKYAERRDDIGRFMLSTFMQARRRLELAEKSR; encoded by the coding sequence ATGTTCGGCCCGTGCTTCGGTCTGGTTGTCGCGATCCACTTGTTTCCGGTCACTCACTCAGCGGCTCAACACGAACAACCCAAACCCGCGCCCAAGACCGGTAACGCCGTCGCAACGGCGCTGTCATTCGCGCACCAGTTCGCTGCGCCGGAAGCGTTGCACCCCAGCAAGGACCGCCAACTGAAGACCGCGCTCATTTCGGCTCTGGGTAAGTCCCCGCAGTTGTCCTGGGAGGTCGCCGGGGATTTTTTCGATCGAGCCACGTTCCGCGCGCTCGCTGGCGACGGAACCGCGATCTCGGTGGGAAAGATGGAGCAACTCCTGCGCGACAAAACGCCCCAGTCGCGCAAAGACATGAACGCAAAGACCCGGGCGCACGCGGAACTGCTTGCGACGCAGTTCGACATGATCGAAGAGGCCCACGGGAAGGCCGGGAGCGAACTGGTCGATTGGGTGGTGAAGAACTACCGGACCGACAAGCCACTGGGCGTCGTCGTTATCTGTACGGGGAACACCCGGCGCAGCATGTTGGGCGCGACGATGGGAAACGTGGCGGCCGCGTACTACGGGTTCCCCAATGTCCGCTTCTACAGCGGCGGAACAACTCCGGACGCGATCAACCCGCGGACCATTGCGACCCTCAAGGAGATCGGCGTTGAGATCGAGCCGACCGGGAAAGAGGCTCCGCGCGGTAAGGGTGGCGTCGCGAATCCCATTTATCGTGTGCAGTGGGGGAAGGGGTTGGAGACGACCGAATTCTCGAAGGTCTACACCGACGCGCATAACCCGAAGGACGGGTTCGCGGCGCTCTTGGTGTGCAGTGAGGCAGAAACGGCCTGCCCGCGGGTGACGGGGGCCGGTACCCGTATCCCCGTGTTGTACCTCGATCCGAAGGCGTTCGACGGCGCGCCGTTCGAGTCCGCGAAATACGCCGAGCGCCGGGACGACATCGGGCGCTTCATGCTCAGCACCTTCATGCAGGCCCGGCGCCGACTGGAGTTGGCCGAGAAGTCGAGGTAG
- a CDS encoding Gfo/Idh/MocA family protein, whose translation MKKITRRSALKVGAGAIAAPFVWRLHAHAAPSETVLHASFGASGMAAADISDLTKGKHLKLVAVAEVDENRVGNIKKKFPSCVIYKDYRQLLDKEKSLDSVNVSTPDHMHAPITMRAMNRGLHVYGQKPLTQTIHEARRITEVAAEKKLVTQMGIQIHSHPVHKLVVKLVQDGAIGKVKEVHSWSGKSWGDTAPKPDKKDPVPAGFDWDLWLGVASERPFIGGDYYHPGNWRKRLDFGTGTFGDMGCHILDPVFGALGVGNPLTVRSELAGPNDYNWTLDVQVKYVFPGTKFTTDTVALTWYNGKVLPPADVQKLVGRKLNDQGSIYIGEKGVMYSPYIAAPVLLPADGYKDFKMPEIKGDDHYLQFVEAVRGNDKTSAPFSYSGPLTEMVLLGCLSTRFPQTDLKWDTKALKFTNNDKANAFVKKEYRKGFEVEGL comes from the coding sequence ATGAAGAAGATCACCCGCCGAAGCGCCCTTAAAGTTGGTGCCGGCGCGATTGCCGCGCCGTTCGTGTGGCGGTTGCACGCGCACGCGGCGCCGAGCGAAACCGTTCTGCACGCGAGCTTCGGCGCCAGCGGCATGGCCGCGGCCGACATCAGTGATCTCACCAAGGGCAAGCACCTGAAGCTCGTCGCGGTCGCGGAGGTCGACGAGAACCGCGTGGGGAACATCAAGAAGAAGTTCCCCTCGTGCGTCATCTACAAGGACTACCGCCAGCTCCTCGACAAAGAGAAGAGCCTCGACTCGGTGAACGTGTCCACGCCCGACCACATGCACGCGCCGATCACGATGCGCGCCATGAACCGCGGGCTGCACGTGTACGGGCAGAAGCCGCTGACTCAAACGATCCACGAAGCGCGCCGGATCACCGAGGTGGCCGCGGAAAAGAAGCTCGTCACCCAGATGGGCATCCAGATCCACTCGCACCCGGTCCACAAACTGGTCGTTAAACTGGTGCAGGATGGGGCCATCGGGAAGGTGAAAGAGGTCCACTCGTGGAGCGGTAAGTCGTGGGGCGATACGGCCCCGAAGCCGGACAAGAAAGACCCGGTACCCGCGGGGTTCGACTGGGATTTGTGGCTCGGGGTCGCGAGCGAGCGCCCGTTCATCGGCGGCGACTACTACCATCCCGGAAACTGGCGCAAGCGGCTCGATTTCGGCACCGGCACGTTCGGTGACATGGGGTGCCACATCCTCGACCCGGTGTTCGGCGCGCTCGGCGTCGGGAATCCGCTCACGGTCCGCTCCGAGTTGGCCGGCCCGAACGACTACAACTGGACACTCGACGTTCAGGTGAAGTACGTGTTCCCCGGAACGAAGTTCACGACCGATACCGTCGCGCTGACGTGGTACAACGGCAAGGTACTCCCGCCAGCCGATGTGCAGAAGTTAGTGGGCCGTAAGTTGAACGACCAGGGCTCGATCTACATCGGCGAGAAGGGCGTGATGTACTCCCCGTACATCGCCGCGCCCGTGCTGCTCCCGGCCGACGGGTACAAGGACTTCAAGATGCCCGAGATCAAGGGCGACGACCACTACCTCCAGTTCGTCGAAGCGGTCCGCGGGAACGACAAGACGTCGGCCCCGTTCAGCTACTCCGGCCCGCTCACGGAAATGGTGCTCCTGGGGTGCCTCTCGACCCGGTTCCCCCAAACCGACCTGAAGTGGGACACGAAGGCGCTGAAGTTCACGAACAACGACAAGGCGAACGCCTTCGTGAAGAAGGAATACCGCAAGGGGTTCGAGGTCGAAGGGCTGTGA
- a CDS encoding PQQ-binding-like beta-propeller repeat protein, with product MQWRGPNRDGRLAWLPDKLPNKSEPVWESVLTAPGLGGVAATSEYVLVSDRELNDTVDVFRCLKAADGKEVWAHRTPAIGNLDYGNSPRATPLISDDRAYLLGAFGDLACVEIGTGKSVWALNVRDEFDATDERKWGVCDSPLIVDGKLIVTPGGKDAALVALDPKTGKPVWKAPGKPTGYGSFIAARLGGVLQIVGHDAETLGGWDAKTGTRLWTVKPERRGDFNVPTPIVVGDKLFVTTENNGARLFAFKADGVIDPKPVATSKKLAPDTHTPVIAGSRVFGVWNRLYCLNLNGLKELYDESTTAFSGYCAAVATDSRVLVVPRSGELILLDATTDEYTELGRLAAFGKDEKGVYAHPAFVGTRVYIRGNSSVRCLELS from the coding sequence GTGCAATGGCGCGGGCCGAACCGAGACGGCCGGCTCGCGTGGCTTCCCGACAAACTTCCCAACAAATCCGAACCCGTCTGGGAATCCGTTCTAACCGCCCCCGGTTTGGGGGGTGTCGCGGCTACCTCCGAATACGTTCTGGTTTCGGATCGCGAACTCAACGACACCGTGGACGTGTTCCGCTGCCTTAAAGCCGCTGACGGCAAGGAAGTGTGGGCGCACCGAACCCCGGCCATCGGGAACCTGGACTACGGCAACTCTCCGCGCGCCACGCCCCTCATTTCCGACGACCGTGCGTACCTCCTGGGTGCGTTCGGTGACCTCGCGTGTGTCGAGATTGGGACCGGCAAATCGGTCTGGGCACTCAACGTGCGCGACGAGTTCGACGCGACCGACGAGCGCAAATGGGGCGTGTGCGATTCGCCGCTCATCGTCGATGGCAAACTGATCGTCACCCCCGGGGGTAAGGACGCGGCCCTCGTCGCGCTCGATCCCAAAACCGGCAAGCCCGTGTGGAAGGCGCCCGGGAAGCCCACGGGCTACGGCTCGTTTATCGCCGCAAGGCTCGGCGGGGTGCTCCAGATCGTCGGCCACGACGCCGAGACGCTCGGGGGTTGGGACGCGAAAACCGGCACGCGCCTGTGGACCGTGAAGCCGGAGCGCCGCGGGGACTTCAACGTGCCCACGCCCATCGTGGTCGGCGACAAGTTGTTCGTAACAACCGAGAACAACGGGGCGCGATTGTTCGCGTTCAAAGCAGACGGGGTGATCGACCCGAAGCCCGTCGCAACAAGCAAGAAACTCGCGCCGGACACGCACACGCCGGTGATCGCGGGCTCCCGCGTGTTCGGTGTGTGGAACCGACTGTACTGCTTGAACCTCAACGGGCTCAAAGAGCTTTACGACGAGAGCACCACGGCGTTTTCCGGGTACTGCGCCGCGGTCGCGACCGATTCACGGGTTCTCGTGGTGCCGCGCTCGGGTGAACTGATCCTGCTCGACGCAACAACCGACGAGTACACGGAACTTGGTCGCTTGGCCGCGTTCGGAAAGGACGAAAAAGGCGTGTACGCGCACCCGGCGTTCGTCGGTACTCGCGTATACATTCGCGGCAACAGTTCGGTCCGGTGTCTGGAGTTGAGTTGA
- a CDS encoding transposase, with protein sequence MGERIGRDFARSEPPACARIRAGCRAYPSGRTVGTWATRPQQGAAPAGPGRLGCGRRSGRPARACGPGPGAHRRVRIVDETGFRKKGTTSCAVARRYSGTAGRIEGAQLEVLLGTQQRRGARRPRPVLAQGVGPRRSAPRRRRHSGAGRVGHHNRAGPARDRPGAGDRVARWVTADAVHWCILPVPHSRRGARVGLRGRCAVRFRGVGRVPAGAGSQGRAKGWPELIPLTVPEVQKLLLRLVWACVPEPEPVLAWSEWRQWHQHRARRSHYRRRGARPPN encoded by the coding sequence ATGGGCGAGCGGATCGGTCGCGACTTCGCCCGGAGCGAGCCGCCGGCGTGCGCTCGGATACGTGCGGGTTGCCGCGCGTATCCGAGCGGAAGAACGGTTGGCACCTGGGCGACCCGCCCCCAACAGGGTGCCGCACCTGCTGGCCCGGGCCGATTGGGATGCGGACGCCGTTCGGGACGGCCGGCTCGGGCATGTGGCCCGGGCCCTGGGGCGCACCGGCGGGTGCGGATCGTGGACGAGACCGGGTTCCGGAAGAAGGGCACCACGTCGTGCGCCGTGGCGCGCCGGTACTCGGGCACCGCGGGGCGCATCGAGGGCGCCCAACTCGAGGTGCTCCTGGGTACGCAACAACGAAGGGGCGCTCGTCGGCCGCGCCCTGTATTGGCCCAAGGAGTGGGCCCGCGCCGCTCGGCGCCGCGGAGGCGCCGGCATTCCGGAGCCGGTCGCGTTGGCCACCACAATCGTGCTGGCCCGGCGCGTGATCGACCGGGCGCTGGGGATCGGGTTGCGCGCTGGGTGACGGCCGACGCTGTACACTGGTGTATACTACCAGTTCCGCACAGCCGTCGAGGGGCACGGGTTGGGTTACGTGGTCGGTGTGCGGTCCGATTTCGCGGCGTGGGCCGGGTTCCGGCAGGCGCGGGTTCCCAAGGGCGCGCGAAAGGGTGGCCGGAGTTGATTCCGCTGACCGTACCCGAGGTGCAGAAGCTGTTGCTCCGGCTGGTCTGGGCCTGCGTGCCGGAACCCGAGCCGGTGCTGGCGTGGTCCGAATGGCGGCAGTGGCACCAGCACCGCGCACGACGCTCCCATTACCGACGACGAGGCGCCAGGCCCCCAAACTAA